From the Prochlorococcus marinus str. AS9601 genome, the window TTTAAAGCAATTAAATCAAACTTTCAACAATTTAGAAGTTGTTGATTTAAAAACTTCTTTATCTATAGTTTCTTGATTTAAAAGTATGTCAACTAATTTATCTAGTAAGACTCTATTTTTTTTCAATATTTTTATTGAATTATTTAATGAAATTTTAGAAATATTTATGATTTCATTATCTATTCTAGAACTGGTATTTTCTGCTATCAGAGGCTTTCTTCTAAATAATCCATCTCCTAAATACATTTCATTATTATCAGAATCCATTGAAATTGGACCAATAATTGAAAATCCATATTTTGTAACCATTTCCCTTACGATATTTGTCGCATAAGAGATATCATTTACAGAACATTGTGTAATTTCACCTTCACCAAAAACAATCGTTTCTGCTGCTCTTCCAGCTAGAGCAATTTCAATTTTTGAAAATAACAATTTTTTTGAAATCAATCCGCTTGAAATTACATCTTCGTCAGGGCATATTTTTGTATATCCTCCTATAGATCCAGATCTAGGTAAAATCGTAATTTTATCAACTGATTCAATTCCATTTCTCACAGCAGATACAATTGCTCTACCGACTTCATTATAAGCAATAATTTTTTTCATATTAGGAGAAGTTATTAATGAGCTTCTCAGTCCAATAGTAATTTTATCAAGCGCATTTTCTATATGAAGATCACTGATTAATTTAGATTCGTCTCTTGCACAGTGAATAGCACTCTCGTTCATCAAGTTTGCAAGATCTGCTCCCGAAAATCCAACTGTTCTAGAAGCCCAGTATCCTAAGTCAACTTCGTTTGAAAGTGGTTTGGAAAGTGAGTGAACTGAAAGAATTTTTTTTCTTCCATCTAAATCTGGAAGCATTACTTCAATTTTCCTATCAAATCTACCTGGTCTTAATAATGCTGAATCCAAAATATCTGGTCTATTTGTTGCTGCTAAAACGATAATCCCAGAATTATCAGCAAAACCATCTAATTCAGTTAGAAGCTGATTAAGGGTTTGTTCTCTTTCATCGTTTCCTCCTCCGATCCCAGACCCTCTTTGCCTACCAATGGAATCAATTTCATCAATGAAAATTATACAAGGAGATTTTTCCTTAGCTTTAGAGAACAAATCTCGAACTCGGCTTGCTCCAACACCAACAAAAAGTTCTACAAACTCTGATGCCGATATTGAGAGAAAAGGCACTCCTGATTCACCAGCAATTGCTTTAGCTAATAATGTTTTACCAGTTCCTGGTGGGCCTATTAGAAGAACTCCCTTAGGAACTTTTGCTCCAAGATTTTCAAATTTCTTTGGTTCTTTCAAAAATGTTATTACCTCTTTTAATTCCTCAGCGGCTTCAGGGACACCAGCTACATCATCGAATCTCGTTTCTACATCATCAATAGTTAAAAATTTAGCTTGATTTTTGGTAAAACCAAAAGCTCTGGAAGCCAATTTTGATGTACTCCTCAAGATTAAGACTATAGCTAATATGAAAATCAGGAAAAGACTTATTGAAGCAAATGAATTAGCAGCTGAGGCTTCTTTTCTACTATTGTTAATAGTTAGATCTACCTTATTTTCGGTAGCCTTTTCAAGGATTAATTGATCGTTGTAAAGGATAGGTATTTTAAATTTGTCGCCATTTATATACAGAACATCAATTTCTCTCTGCCTTGGATAGAAAAATATTGATTCTATTTTCCCCGTCTCTATATCTTCTAAAAGATCGGAATAACTTGATTTAGAATCTGTATATGAGAATTTTGATCTAAACACTAATCTTTATAAGTGATTAATAAAGCATATATGCTTATTTAAAAAATTGACGTATATAAACAAAATATACTCAAAAGTTTTGGAGATAACCAGTTAAAGGTTATATTATTATATGGAAACAAAGAAACAGAATGGCTGTACCTAAGAAGAAAAAATCAAAGAGCAAAAGAAATCAAAGGCACGCTGTTTGGAAAGGAAAAGCAGCAATTGCAGCTCAAAAAGCTATATCTTTAGGTAAATCAGTTTTAACTGGTAAAGCTCAAGGATTTGTTTATCCTATTGAAGAAGAAGAAGAAGAGTAGCTTTTAAGATCCTAATTTAAATGCTTCAAGTATAACGGCATAAATTGCACCAATTCTTAATTTATCAACTACGTTCCATAGATAATAAAATTTTGAACTTGCGGAAGGTTTAATTCTTATAATGATTTCAATAAAAATAATAATTATTGGGACCATAATCAACTCATTTTTACCTTCAGATATAAATTTTGTAATAAAATTTGCGAACAAAAAATAACCTGTCAAAACAGAAATTAGACTAATAGATTTTGTTCTCCAAGTATCACTTAGAAAACCAAAAAATAAATTATTTAACTGGTAAGTAATTCTGGAAAAATTAGTTTTTTGCAT encodes:
- the rpmF gene encoding 50S ribosomal protein L32; amino-acid sequence: MAVPKKKKSKSKRNQRHAVWKGKAAIAAQKAISLGKSVLTGKAQGFVYPIEEEEEE
- a CDS encoding DUF565 domain-containing protein; the encoded protein is MQKTNFSRITYQLNNLFFGFLSDTWRTKSISLISVLTGYFLFANFITKFISEGKNELIMVPIIIIFIEIIIRIKPSASSKFYYLWNVVDKLRIGAIYAVILEAFKLGS
- the ftsH gene encoding ATP-dependent zinc metalloprotease FtsH, encoding MFRSKFSYTDSKSSYSDLLEDIETGKIESIFFYPRQREIDVLYINGDKFKIPILYNDQLILEKATENKVDLTINNSRKEASAANSFASISLFLIFILAIVLILRSTSKLASRAFGFTKNQAKFLTIDDVETRFDDVAGVPEAAEELKEVITFLKEPKKFENLGAKVPKGVLLIGPPGTGKTLLAKAIAGESGVPFLSISASEFVELFVGVGASRVRDLFSKAKEKSPCIIFIDEIDSIGRQRGSGIGGGNDEREQTLNQLLTELDGFADNSGIIVLAATNRPDILDSALLRPGRFDRKIEVMLPDLDGRKKILSVHSLSKPLSNEVDLGYWASRTVGFSGADLANLMNESAIHCARDESKLISDLHIENALDKITIGLRSSLITSPNMKKIIAYNEVGRAIVSAVRNGIESVDKITILPRSGSIGGYTKICPDEDVISSGLISKKLLFSKIEIALAGRAAETIVFGEGEITQCSVNDISYATNIVREMVTKYGFSIIGPISMDSDNNEMYLGDGLFRRKPLIAENTSSRIDNEIINISKISLNNSIKILKKNRVLLDKLVDILLNQETIDKEVFKSTTSKLLKV